A window of Acropora muricata isolate sample 2 chromosome 3, ASM3666990v1, whole genome shotgun sequence contains these coding sequences:
- the LOC136912382 gene encoding uncharacterized protein, which produces MAEQNYRLRCGSTSTTFQIYRLLANDADSLVANGNFRLTTCAYLHLIITLSPSNSHFDFKSHTEYSSSNLTKRTELFKMKRKSLHSDRKKKRERCRQRCGHCQQLLSHSQYHHHRRLYYNSSLEQWKTVEDIKRSSVPDVLGSSSSGSESEGTYQFCVENYGSIYGFWLFSFERYNGILGSYHTNNKTVEIQIMRKFMTSGILANMQYSLPAQYSDHFLPSCKAQLESKERYSETSLLPQLMLASCGPLRGKESVWADLTSVCFESSYKLASLDQSELSTLFKVYLTLYPKETEGSLKLSMLYKKYKSLAVGGERYGSTAGSRHCPYARIIASWCGNNGIVNPGMMRPGIIRYFIVHSVEINGQQNIHVFAVVDWLTSSEQDFGYGNPLSVWLAKDFENAGPAVFLPVQRIHSKFLSADKLYSGQNYLVVSSICRRILL; this is translated from the exons ATGGCAGAACAAAATTACAGGCTGCGGTGCGGTTCCACGTCGACaacttttcaaatttaccgCCTTCTGGCAAACGACGCTGACTCACTTGTTGCCAATGGTAACTTTCGGTTGACCACATGCGCATATTTGCATCTCATCATCACTCTGTCTCCTTCGAATTCACACTTCGATTTTAAATCTCATACGGAATATTCATCCTCCAACCTCACGAAGAGAACGGaattatttaaaatgaaaaggaaaagtttGCATTCAGATCGCAAGAAAAAGCGTGAAAGGTGTAGGCAACGGTGTGGTCATTGCCAGCAGTTACTTAGTCATTCTCAGTATCATCACCATCGTAGACTTTATTACAACTCAAGTCTCGAACAGTGGAAAACAGTTGAAGATATCAAAAGATCATCTGTTCCTGACGTGCTTGGATCAAGTTCTAGTGGAAGCGAATCCGAAGGTACGTATCAATTT TGTGTGGAAAATTACGGGAGTATTTATGGATTTTGGCTGTTCAGCTTTGAAAGATATAATGGCATTTTAGGATCTTACCACACAAATAACAAGACTGTAGAAATACAAATCATGCGGAAGTTTATGACCTCTGGAATTTTGGCAAATATGCAATACAGTCTACCAGCACAGTACAGTGATCATTTCCTGCCCAGCTGCAAAGCACAGCTTGAATCCAAAGAGAGATACAGTGAAACCAGTCTCTTACCGCAGCTAATGCTTGCATCCTGTGGTCCTTTACGCGGCAAAGAATCTGTGTGGGCAGATTTGACATCAGTTTGTTTTGAGAGCTCATACAAGCTGGCAagtcttgaccaatcagaattgagtaCATTGTTTAAAGTATACCTCACCTTATATCCAAAAGAAACAGAGGGATCACTGAAATTGTCCATGCTTTACAAGAAGTATAAGTCTTTAGCAGTTGGTGGTGAGAGGTATGGTTCAACAGCAGGTTCTAGGCATTGCCCATATGCTCGAATAATTGCTTCATGGTGTGGCAACAATGGCATTGTTAACCCTGGAATGATGAGGCCTGGAATTATTCGCTATTTCATTGTTCACAGTGTAGAGATCAACGGACAACAGAACATTCATGTGTTTGCTGTTGTGGACTGGTTGACGTCATCAGAGCAAGACTTCGGCTATGGGAATCCCCTGTCTGTTTGGCTTGCTAAAGACTTTGAGAATGCTGGACCAGCAGTTTTCTTGCCCGTCCAGAGAATCCACTCCAAATTTTTATCTGCTGATAAACTTTATTCTGGACAGAATTACTTGGTTGTATCTTCCATTTGCAGGAGAATCTTGctttaa
- the LOC136912383 gene encoding uncharacterized protein, with protein sequence MDSSNTENQEIRVLDPETPRAAPRDTEIIRASENDGDLVRKLLAEVSKIHDENKQLRKEIEDLKKKRETKLSQKSRDYDSECSNAVRKVYKELVKQHEQQEDGENQPAFDFSVSFDSSSNEAMAKKLVSEVRAVYGKNKWMKSTIKGKPLS encoded by the exons ATGGATTCATCAAACACAGAAAACCAAGAGATCAGAGTTTTAGATCCCGAAACCCCAAGAGCTGCACCGCGAGATACAGAAATCATCCGAGCTTCAGAGAATGATGGTGATCTTGTGCGAAAACTACTGGCAGAGGTTTCGAAGATTCATGACGAAAATAAGCAGTTAAGGAAGGAGATAGAAGATCTAAAGAAAAAACGAGAGACAAAACTGTCACAGAAATCGAGAGATTACGATTCTGAGTGCTCG AATGCTGTCAGGAAAGTCTACAAAGAACTTGTGAAGCAACATGAACAACAGGAGGATGGGGAGAATCAGCCAGCATTTGATTTTAGTGTCAG CTTCGACAGTTCATCAAATGAAGCCATGGCCAAGAAACTCGTAAGTGAAGTCCGGGCAGTTTATGGAAAGAACAAGTGGATGAAGTCTACCATCAAAGGCAAGCCTCTCTCCTAA